A portion of the Bactrocera neohumeralis isolate Rockhampton chromosome 2, APGP_CSIRO_Bneo_wtdbg2-racon-allhic-juicebox.fasta_v2, whole genome shotgun sequence genome contains these proteins:
- the LOC126755501 gene encoding cyclin-dependent kinase 2 isoform X1 produces the protein MLEVGDFKKMQKIGEGTYGIVYKAKDKKTGRDVALKKIRLDSETEGVPSTAIREISLLKDLTHNNIVQLFDIVVADSSLYMVFEYLNMDMKKLMDKKKDVFTPKLVKSYMHQLLDAICFCHTNRILHRDLKPQNLLVDTEGNIKLADFGLARAFNMPMRAYTHEVVTLWYRAPEILLGTKYYATGMDIWSLGCIFAEMIMKRSLFPGDSEIDQLYRIFRTLGTPDENVWPGVTQLPDYKANFPRWEKTNIPEVLVKHEAFDLFKNMMLYEPNERISAKNGMIHSYFDDVEHVKHVELPVDTP, from the exons ATGCTTGAGGTGGGCGACTTTAAAAAGATGCAAAAAATTGGTGAAGGTACTTATGGTATCGTTTACAAAGCAAAGGATAAGAAAACAGGTCGGGATGTGGCGCTAAAAAAGATCCGTTTAGATAG TGAAACTGAAGGTGTTCCATCGACGGCAATACGTGAGATTTCGCTGCTTAAGGATTTGACCCACAATAATATTGTACAACTCTTCGATATAGTGGTGGCGGATTCCAGCTTGTACATGGTATTTGAATATCTCAATATGGATATGAAGAAACTAATGGACAAGAAAAAGGATGTATTCACGCCAAAGCTTGTGAAG aGTTACATGCATCAGCTGTTGGATGCTATATGCTTTTGCCACACCAATCGCATATTACATCGTGATCTCAAACCACAAAATCTGTTAGTCGACACCGAGGGCAACATTAAG TTAGCAGATTTCGGTTTGGCGCGTGCCTTCAATATGCCAATGCGCGCTTATACACATGAGGTGGTAACGCTGTGGTATCGCGCACCAGAAATACTCTTGGGCACGAAATACTATGCGACCGGCATGGATATTTGGAGCTTGGGTTGCATATTTGCGGAAATG ATAATGAAGCGGTCACTTTTTCCCGGCGACAGTGAAATTGATCAGTTATATCGCATATTCCGCACATTGGGCACACCGGACGAAAATGTTTGGCCTGGTGTTACGCAATTACCCGATTATAAAGCCAATTTTCCACGTTGGGAGAAAACAAATATACCTGAGGTGCTTGTGAAGCACGAAGCTTTTGATCTCTTTAAG AATATGATGCTTTATGAGCCAAATGAACGAATATCGGCGAAAAATGGCATGATACATTCCTACTTCGACGATGTGGAACACGTGAAACATGTAGAACTACCCGTGGATACGCCTTAG
- the LOC126755501 gene encoding cyclin-dependent kinase 2 isoform X2: MVFEYLNMDMKKLMDKKKDVFTPKLVKSYMHQLLDAICFCHTNRILHRDLKPQNLLVDTEGNIKLADFGLARAFNMPMRAYTHEVVTLWYRAPEILLGTKYYATGMDIWSLGCIFAEMIMKRSLFPGDSEIDQLYRIFRTLGTPDENVWPGVTQLPDYKANFPRWEKTNIPEVLVKHEAFDLFKNMMLYEPNERISAKNGMIHSYFDDVEHVKHVELPVDTP; this comes from the exons ATGGTATTTGAATATCTCAATATGGATATGAAGAAACTAATGGACAAGAAAAAGGATGTATTCACGCCAAAGCTTGTGAAG aGTTACATGCATCAGCTGTTGGATGCTATATGCTTTTGCCACACCAATCGCATATTACATCGTGATCTCAAACCACAAAATCTGTTAGTCGACACCGAGGGCAACATTAAG TTAGCAGATTTCGGTTTGGCGCGTGCCTTCAATATGCCAATGCGCGCTTATACACATGAGGTGGTAACGCTGTGGTATCGCGCACCAGAAATACTCTTGGGCACGAAATACTATGCGACCGGCATGGATATTTGGAGCTTGGGTTGCATATTTGCGGAAATG ATAATGAAGCGGTCACTTTTTCCCGGCGACAGTGAAATTGATCAGTTATATCGCATATTCCGCACATTGGGCACACCGGACGAAAATGTTTGGCCTGGTGTTACGCAATTACCCGATTATAAAGCCAATTTTCCACGTTGGGAGAAAACAAATATACCTGAGGTGCTTGTGAAGCACGAAGCTTTTGATCTCTTTAAG AATATGATGCTTTATGAGCCAAATGAACGAATATCGGCGAAAAATGGCATGATACATTCCTACTTCGACGATGTGGAACACGTGAAACATGTAGAACTACCCGTGGATACGCCTTAG